One genomic window of Bartonella sp. HY038 includes the following:
- the rpmF gene encoding 50S ribosomal protein L32, translated as MAVPKRKTSPSKRGMRRSADALKTPTYIEDKTSGELRRPHHIDLKTGMYRGRQVLTPKA; from the coding sequence ATGGCAGTACCTAAAAGAAAAACATCACCTTCAAAGCGCGGTATGCGCCGTTCAGCTGATGCCCTTAAGACACCTACTTATATTGAAGATAAGACTTCAGGTGAATTGCGTCGTCCACATCATATCGATCTTAAGACTGGTATGTATCGCGGTCGTCAAGTTCTTACACCTAAGGCTTAA
- the mtgA gene encoding monofunctional biosynthetic peptidoglycan transglycosylase — MVLQPPDKPYKSSIITKIIANKRNCSLLLDKDEIRNEGETKKTLVKKIALGLILLLLLPFFLLLFYNLPFIKPISTLMLRDVVLLRGYDRQWVSIRAISPNLINAVMMAEDGKFCSHNGVDWDALGDVLDNDGGPNRGASTITMQMVKNLFLWQDRSYVRKAIEIPIALGANILLSKQRTMEIYLNIAEWGPGIYGAEAASRHYFNRSSSNLTPRQGALLAAALPNPYIRNPTKPGPGMSQLARVFESRARNSGAYIACVN; from the coding sequence ATGGTATTGCAGCCGCCAGATAAACCCTATAAATCAAGCATTATTACCAAGATCATCGCAAATAAAAGGAATTGTTCATTGTTGCTTGATAAGGATGAGATAAGGAACGAGGGGGAAACCAAAAAAACTCTTGTTAAAAAGATTGCCCTTGGTCTGATTCTTTTGCTGCTCTTGCCTTTTTTCTTGCTTCTCTTTTATAATTTGCCCTTTATCAAGCCAATCTCTACTTTGATGCTACGAGATGTTGTTCTATTGCGTGGCTATGATCGCCAATGGGTTTCTATCAGAGCTATTTCCCCTAATTTGATAAATGCGGTAATGATGGCTGAAGATGGAAAATTTTGCAGCCATAATGGCGTTGATTGGGATGCTTTGGGCGATGTTTTGGATAATGATGGTGGGCCAAATCGTGGTGCTTCCACCATTACGATGCAAATGGTAAAAAACCTTTTTCTTTGGCAAGATCGTTCCTATGTGCGCAAAGCGATTGAGATTCCCATTGCCCTTGGCGCTAATATTTTATTGTCAAAACAGCGCACTATGGAAATTTATTTAAATATTGCCGAATGGGGGCCTGGAATTTATGGCGCAGAGGCTGCATCACGCCATTATTTTAATCGCTCGTCTAGCAATCTAACTCCAAGGCAAGGTGCTTTGCTGGCGGCAGCATTACCCAATCCCTATATCCGCAATCCTACAAAGCCAGGTCCTGGTATGAGCCAACTGGCACGGGTTTTTGAATCACGTGCGCGCAATTCTGGTGCTTATATTGCTTGTGTAAATTAA
- a CDS encoding polyprenyl synthetase family protein produces the protein MDSKNNFEALLLGHAKRVETLIGQLLAPYPQMGEINRPQKLLDAMRHGVLNGGKRLRPFLVLETASLFNVKTDAPLRVAASLEAIHSYSLIHDDLPSMDNDDLRRGKPTVHKAFDEATAILAGDALLTLAFDIIAAEETELKAEARLSLIRHLSRAAGLGGMVGGQILDIEAETKKPNEAGIIMLQAMKTGALIRYACEAGAIIGNATSDDRARLAEFGSAIGLAFQLADDLLDVTADTKTLGKTAGKDSHVGKGTLVALHGIDWAKQQLDGLISQAEELLSPFGNKADNLRNCAYFIAHRDH, from the coding sequence ATGGATAGTAAAAACAATTTTGAAGCTCTCTTGCTCGGTCATGCAAAGCGTGTTGAAACTCTCATAGGCCAGCTTTTAGCACCCTATCCACAAATGGGCGAGATTAACCGTCCACAAAAATTGCTGGATGCAATGCGTCATGGTGTTTTGAATGGCGGCAAACGTTTGCGCCCGTTCTTGGTTCTTGAAACGGCTTCATTATTCAATGTTAAAACCGATGCGCCATTACGTGTTGCAGCAAGTCTTGAAGCGATTCATAGTTACTCACTTATCCATGATGATTTACCCTCCATGGATAATGATGATTTAAGACGCGGTAAACCAACCGTTCATAAAGCCTTTGATGAAGCAACGGCTATTCTTGCGGGTGATGCTTTATTGACCCTTGCATTTGATATTATTGCGGCTGAAGAAACCGAATTAAAGGCAGAAGCACGCTTGTCGCTCATTCGACATTTATCAAGAGCTGCGGGCCTTGGTGGTATGGTTGGCGGCCAAATTCTTGATATTGAAGCGGAAACCAAAAAGCCCAATGAAGCTGGTATTATCATGCTGCAAGCCATGAAAACGGGAGCGCTTATCCGCTATGCCTGTGAAGCTGGAGCAATTATTGGTAATGCAACCAGCGATGATCGTGCCAGACTTGCCGAATTTGGCTCGGCAATCGGCCTTGCTTTCCAGCTTGCTGATGACTTGCTTGATGTAACAGCCGACACCAAGACGCTTGGCAAAACTGCTGGCAAAGATAGCCATGTTGGTAAAGGCACATTGGTGGCACTGCATGGCATTGACTGGGCAAAGCAACAGCTTGACGGCCTAATTAGCCAAGCTGAAGAACTGCTTTCACCTTTTGGTAACAAAGCTGATAATTTACGTAATTGCGCTTATTTTATTGCTCATCGGGATCATTAA